The Akkermansia sp. RCC_12PD genome contains the following window.
CCAGCCGCATTCTATAGGATACTCTTCCGGCTCCGGGGACGCAAGAGGATAAGTCAGGAAAGGGAGTCTAGCAGTTGCTCTGGAATGATTCCCCCGGAACGGATCAGGGAAAGGAAGTATTCCTCCATTTCCGGAGGAGGTGGAAACAGACCGGGCTTTCCGCGGCCTGCGGCCAGTTCCACGGCGCCCTGGTTGTGAAGAGCCAGTGGAGGATCAATATAGCACATTTGCGTGGGATCGGGCAGGATGAAATTGAGGGGACGCCCTTCATTCAGAATGCTGTTTTTCGGGATGGATGGCCCCCATTCGTCTTCCACACCCATATTCGCCAGCAGAACACCGGAGGAGCAGGGCAGGGCGGGATCAATCAGACCTGACAGGGCATGCCGCCTGCCGGTGGCCGTGACGGCGCAGAAGGCCTGTTTTACCGCGTGGCTGAGAGCCGCGCCATCCGTCGCGCAGAGAAAGGAAACGGACGGGGAAGGAAGGCGTTTTTCTTCTACATCAGCCACAATGACGCGCATCCGGTTGTTCAGGGCATGCAGGACGATGCCTCGGCCCACTTTCCCATACCCGATGACGACAAGCGTTTTCCCATGCCAGTCATCAAATCCCAGGGAGGCCAGGGCGCGGAAGAAACTTTCCCCGGTGCCCAGGCAGGTTTCAATCTGTTTGATTTTCCCCGCATCCACCATCCAGACGGGCTGCGTGCATCCCGCGTAATGTTCCGCACCGGACCGCGTCAATTCCACATAACCGCAGCGGCTGGGGACATGGGAAAGGGCGCCCGCACAATCCAGGACGACATCGTAAGGACCTTCGGTCCGTTCCGCGTCTATCACGGGAATTCCATAGGCCGCCAGCAGGAGAAGGATTTCCGGATCATGGGGCATGACCCGGGAGACGGCCACCGTCAAATCCGCTCCGGCCGCCAGCAGGGCGGCGTATTTGGCGCAGGTGTTCCGGAATACAGGGGAGGCGTCAATAATCCGGCATCCTTCCAGCGGGCGGCTTTCCGACCATCTTTTATACTGGTTGAGCAGCACGGGGAGTTCTTTTTCCCGGTAAAAAGAAAAAATGTCTTGGAGAATATGTTCCGGAGTCACAGGCATGGCAAAAGTGTACGGATTCCATGGAAAAGGAGCAATCTTTCTCCTTCTGGTTTTTCACATGAAAAATTTTGCAAGCGTGCAGTATTTGTTTGAAACTTTGCAAGTGAATTAAAGCCGGATAAAACCTGTCTTCGCAGACATAAGTATTTTCTTTCCTATCGAAGAATAGGACTTTTTCCGGGAATGTGACAGGAGGCAGGAAAAAATGGTCTTCTATCAGAAACTTTTCTCTAACAGATAGAAAATATTAATGTCTATGATACAAACAAATTGATGTTAAAAATAGTAGTGTAGTTTATCCATAATAAATTCCCATGATTTCATAACGTAAATATGGAAAATTCGGGATAATTACATTGACATGAGATGCGGACATATGCTACTGGGGAAATGATCATGGAGGACAGCCTTCCTCTCATTTCGTTCATCAATCCCAACACCTTAATACCTTATGAACACTCCAGCTGCTACTCCTGGCAGCAAGTCTTCTTCCATTCCTGCTTATCGCAAATGGTACTTCGGCTCTACGGCCAAACCCATGCTGCGGGGCATGCGCACCGCTTCGGAGCCCGATCCGCTGCCGTTTGAACCAATCCACGAAAAAGACAACCACAAAGTAGGTCCTCCCAGCACCTCGGCGGACGGGTACAACACCTACGGCACCTTCACCATCCCGGAAGGAGCCGATGGCAAAAAGCTCTACGGCACCTGTTCTCTCTTCCTGGGGGTGGACGACTGGGGCAGTCTGGAGGTGAAGGACTCCGGCGGCAAGGTGGTGGCGCAGGTGGACCTGAAGGAAAACTCGCAGGAGGCGGGAGACAAGGGCGGCCACAAATACCACACGGGCACCGGCGGGGCGCAGCTGCCTTCCGGTTCCTACAGCTGGGAAGTCAACCAGACCAACATCGACTACAAGCCTGAAAAAGACAACGTCTCCATCTGCAACTACAGCATCGACGTGGTTCCGACGGAGCCGGGCGGCAAGGAGGAACCTGAGAAGTGCCCGTGCGAGGGAGACACGTGCGACAATAGCGGCGGAACGCCGCCCTCCCCGTCGCTGGCCCGGTCGGGCTCTGCGGCGGGTGTGAAAAGCAGCACACTGGGGAACTACTCCTCGGCAGGGTGCAGCGTGACGGCGGAAAGCACGGCTACGCTGATGTACTGGTCGTGCAACTTTGGGGCATTCAGGGGGCTGGGAAATCTTCCTGCGGGGCGGTTGGAACTGAGGGCTGAGGAAAACATCTCCGGCCTGGAAAACCCGGTGTCTCTGGCCTACAACCATCCCTTGAACAGCCGTCTGGACGTGCCCGAAGGGGGCATTGTGCCCGGAGTGCGGTTCAATCTGGTGCAGGGAGACCGGGTGATTGCGATGCGCTGCTACACGGACGGGTCCGTGCTGCCCATCGGGGTGGACACGTCGGGCGGAGGGCGCGCGGCTCTGGCCACGGTGGAGGGGCAATCCTGCCTGCAATGGACCGTCATGGATGGCAGCGCCTACCTCTTCTCGGCGGAAACAGGAACGCTCCTCACCTACACCACGGCCGACAGGCAGGTCATCTCCAATGTCGCCACTTATCTGGACGTCAGGCATGCCCAGGACGGCTCCCTCAGGCAAATCTGGAACCTGTGGGACGGCCTGCTCAACGTGGAAAACGTCACGGCCGCGGGCTACCTCATCGCGCTCTACACGCCGGGGCAAATCACCGGAACGGACGAACAGGGATTTTATAGCGTTACAGGCGTTCCCTTCAAAACGTTTGCCCTCTCCCTTTCCACGGACGGCCAATTCACCATCACGGAGCAGACGCCGGCCAGGCAGCCCTATGCCGTCACCTGGTGGAAAAACGGCCTGGCGTGGAACATGCGGAGGGGGACGGGAGAAGAGGCGATTACAACCACCCGCACGCGCACGGAGGTGGAACCGGAAGACTCGGTCTGGCAGCTGGTGACGGAAATCTCCAAAGGGGGCATCATGGCGGCGCGCACCTGCTCCATCTATCAAACGACGGACGTAGGCGACCTGCTGCTCACCCGGGTGGAAGGCTACCAAAGTCCGGAGGCGCAAACCACGCAATACGCCTACGACCAGTGCGGACGGCTCAAGACGGAAACGGCTCCCGACGGCAGCCAAATTCATTACGCGTATGACCTCTACGGCCGGCTGCTTACCCGCGACGAACCGTGGGCGGAAAGCGGCAGGCGCATCACGCGCTACACCTATGCCTATTCGGGAGAAGCCGACTTCAACGACGAACCCGCCACGGAAACGGTAGACCTGCTTCCACTGGAAGGGCACATCAAAACGCTGGCGTCCACCGCCTGGAAATACACGACGGCCAACCACGTCAAGAGGACGGAAAAGAGGGTCACGGGGTCAGGTGTGACGGGCACGCACCTGACGGCCACGGAACAATGGCTGGCCGGCGCGCCCGATGTCTACGCCCGCGGACGCACCCGGATGACCCGGGACCTCAACGGCGTGCAAACGTGGCACGACTACGCGGCCACGACGGAACACGGTGCCCTCTACACGGAAACGGTTGAAACGCGCCTCAACGGGGAAACCGTGCCGGGACAGAGCACGCGCACCATTACCTGGATCACGGCGGAAGGGCAGCGCGTCAGGGAGGAAAGCCACGTTCTGCTCAGCAGCGGGGAATGGGCCATCACAGACAGCGCCTCTTACGAATTTGACACGCAGAACCGGTGGGTGAAAAAGACGGCTGGCAACGGCCGGGTGACGCAGCGCGAATTGATGTGCGACGGGCGCCTGCTGTGGGGTATTGATGAAGACGGCGTCAGAACGGACTACGCCTACGACACGGCAAGACAATTGATGGAAACAACCCGCTCCGGCGTGACGGACGGGGAAACCGTCGTCACGCCGGAAACCATCACCACCTACACGAGGGACGCCCAGGGGCGTGTGCTGCAAACACGCACGGACACGGGAGCGATGACTACGCAGGAAAGCACGGCATATGATCTTCTTGGAAGAACAATCTCCACCACGGACGTCCTGGGCCGGGTCACCACCTACGCCTACAGCCAGGACGGTTTGACGACCACGCGTACCATCCCCTCCGGAGCCACATTCATCACGCGCAGCGCCCCGGACGGAACGGTCCTGGAAGAATCCGGCACGGGACAGCGTCATGTCATCCATTCCATTGACTTGGCCAATGACGGCGTTCGGACCTTCACGAAAGCCATCTGTGGTGAGACGGAAATCGAGCTGCAAAGAATGATCGTCAACGGAGCCGGGGAAACCCTGCGCACGGGCGTCCCCAACACCGTCGGCGGGTTCATGTACACGAGAAACACCTACAACGCCAAGGGACAGCTCACCAAAACACAGACGGATGCGGAAACCGCGGCCACAACGATGGCCCCGACCCTGTGGGAATACGATGCCTTCGGCAACAGAACGAAAGAAACCTGGAAGCTTGCCGATCCGGCCACCGTATCCAACTCGCGCATCACCGCGTGGAGCTACGGCGTGGAGCAGGCAGAAGATGGCGTGTACCGTGTCGTCACGGCAACCAGCAACAACGGCCAGGGCACGACCTATGACGAGACGCAAAAAACGCTTCTCTCCTCCCTCTCGCCCACGCTGGAAAGCAAGGTCATTTCCATCGACCCCAGAGGAAATATATCCACGCAGTGGAGCGAATACGGCGCGGGCGCTCTGCGGACGCAGAAAAGCAACATTCCCACCTCCAGCATCACGGCTACAGCCACGGTTATCGACGGCTTCACCACCGCGCAGACCGACTACGCAGGCATCGTAACCAGCCAAACCCGCACCTATGCGGAAACCGGCATCGTCTATACCCAAACCGACGGCCGGGGCAACACGACCACGACGAAGACCGATATTGCGGGGCGCACCGCCTCGGTGACGGACGCGGCGGGCAACACGACTTCCACCGCCTACAGTCCTTATTTCGACCAGCCTTCCGTGGTCACCAACGCCCTCGGGAATGCAGCCCATTACAAGTACGACGTCCGGGGTCGCAAGACGGCGCAATACGGCACGGGCGCCCAACCCCTGATCTTTGCCTACGACGAAGCCAACAGAATGGTAAGCCTCACCACGTTCAGGGAGGACGCGGGGGACATCACCACCGATCCCACGGGACGCACGGACGGGGACCTCACCACCTGGAGCTACGATGACGCCACGGGCCTGCTCATCCGCAAAACCTACGCGGACGGCACCCATGAGGACACTACCTACAATGCCCTGAACCTCAAATCAACGCTCACCGACGCGCGGGGGATCGTCACCACCTGGGGCTACAACCTGAAAAAGGGGGTCAACACCTCCGTCTCCTACAGCGACTCCACGCCCGGCATCCAATACGCCTACAACTACCTCAACCAGCTGATGAGGGTGACGGATGCTTCCGGTACGCGCACCATCTCCTACAACCAATACAGCGAACCGGACACCGATAGCATCACGATAGGGGGAGCCTCCTACCAGCTCCAGGAAAACTACGATATCTACGGCCGGTCCTCCGGCTACGCCTTAAAGCAGGGAACCACCGTTCTTCAGGAAGTCAGCCAGGGGTATGAAGCCAACGGGCGGCTTGCCAGTGCCGGAATCATGCACGGAGGAGAAGAACAGACATTCGCCTACAGCTATCTGGCAGGAAGCAGCCTGCTCTTCAGCCTGGCGATGCCCAACGGCATCGTCAGGGAACTTGCCTATGAAGAACACCGCGACCTGGCAACAGCCATCAACTACCATCTGGGAGAAACCGTGCCGGTCTCGTGCACCCAGAGCTACGACGCATTGGGACGCCCGGTCACCCGCACCCGGCAGCGGGGAACCGAAGCTGCCCGCAATGACAGCTTCAGCTACAACGGCAGAAATGAACTCACCGCAGCTACCCTGGGCACCGCCCCCTACGGTTACAGCTACGACAACATCGGCAACCGCAAGACGGCGCAGGAACTGGCCGAGGAACTCGCCTACACAGCCAACGAACTCAACCAGTACACCCGCATTGAAGAAAGGGGGGAAACGCCTTTTGTGCCGACGTACGACGCCTCGGGCAACCAGACGCTGATCAAAACATCAACGGGTATCTGGACGGCCGCTTACAACGCGGCCAACCGGGCGGTGAGCTTCACCAGCCGGGACGGCGCTACGGTGGTGGAATGCGGGTACGACTACCAGGGCCGCCGCTACATGAAGAAAGTAACCGTCAACGGAACGGTCACCAGCCATGAACGCTACCTGTACCGCGGCTACCTGCAGATAGCTGCGCTGGACATGCTCAACAGCCGGAACGTGCTTCGGACACTGTTGTGGGATCCTCTGGAACCGGTGGTCACACGGCCTCTGGCTCTGGTGCAGGATAATGCCCTGTACTGCTATGGCGTTGACTTTAACAAGAACGTGACGGAGGTGTTCGACGCGCAGGGAACAATCGCGGCGGCTTACGATTACTCACCCTATGGACAGGTTGCTTCCACGGGAGACCTTGTCCAGCCCGTGCAGTGGTCCAGCGAGATGAACGACGAAGAACTCGCCCTGGTCTATTACAATTACCGCTATTACAACCCGGCTGATGGCAGGTGGATTAATCGCGATCCCGTCGCCGAAGAAGGGGGATGGAATTTATATGCAATTGTTAAAAACCATATATTTCTTAACAGTGACCGTTTGGGATTAGAGCCAAAGATTGAATATGACGAGAATTGTAGAGATAAAAGACCTAATATAAGCAAGCAATTTAAGATAGCTCAGAATGCAATTTCTAAGGCAATAAAGGACATCAATCCCAAGTCGGATCGTTATGTTCGGTTTTTTGGTAAGTATTCCCGCGCACGACACCAAGTGGTTAATCGCGTAATTTCAGAAATAAAACGTATCTTGGATCATGCAACTATTTCTGTTGATTGTTGTGGAATAGAATGCGACGAAAATTGGATTGCTTATGTTTATAACAATGATGGGAAATTTCAAATATTTCTATGCCCTGAATTCTTCAGTTCTCCAGGAGGCAATGATTTTAAGAACCAAGCTAATACCATATTGCACGAATTATCACATGAAGTAGAAATGCCACAACCTAATCTTGTTTTGGATAAACAAGCCCCATGGAATCCTAATACGGAACCTTCCGGTGCCCCTTACGGGGATGATTATGCGGAATGGATAGCTGAACATGATGCTTGGACAGCTGTAACGAATGCAGAAAATTATGCTGCATATCTTTCGGAAAATTTATAGATGCTAAATCTTATGCCTCAATTTTTTATTATATTTATTTTTCTATTATTAATACCTTGTTTCGGCAAAGATAAAATTTTAAAAAATAGTGAAAAAAATACGATTACAGACTGGCGGTATAGAAAAACATCATTGATGGAAATTCAGAAAAAGTTGGTTAATATCGAAAAACGAGCCATGTATGTTCGAATAGAAAAACGATATTATCAGAAGGGTAAAGATAATGAGATTTATATATATAATTTAAGTCAGGAATTAAAAAAAGATTTATTGGGAGAATGGAAAAATGCAAAATATTGGTCTACACGTACCAAGAATGGTTTTTTCTTTACGCCAGCATTCTTTTACATACTTGATTTTTTAGATGAAAATAAAAATCGAATCGAATCAATAGATATGGATCTATGGTATCAACCAAAAGGAAAATTGAATTTCAGCTCTGTGAAAGAAAAAATTTTGTCTTTGTTCCAGAAAGTCGACGCTAAGTGAAGAAAGTAACCGTCAACGGAACGGTCACCAGCCATGAACGCTACCTGTACCGCGGCTACCTGCAACTAGCGGCCCTGGACATGCTCAACAGCCGGAACGTGCTCCGGACACTGTTGTGGGATCCTCTGGAAGAGGTAGCTACGCGTCCCCTGGCCTTGGTGTGGAATAATGCTCTTTACTGCTATGGGTGGGACTTCAACAAGAACGTCACAGAGGTGTTCAATAGGGAAGGCGCTATTGCTGTTGCCTATGATTATTCTCCCTATGGAATAGTCAGTAGTACAGGTAACCTCGTCCAGCCGGTGCAGTGGAGCAGCGAGATGAACGATGAAGAGTTGGAGCTGGTCTATTATAATTACCGCTATTACAACCCGGCTGATGGCAGATGGATCAATCGTGATCCCATCGCTGAACAGGGTGATTGGAATTTGTATGGGTTTGTGAGAAATAATTTAAATATTGATAACCTCGGGTTATTATCTAACGATGGTAGCGGCACAGTCATTCCGAACACAGAAACAGAAGGTAATTGTATTGGAATTGCATGTGAAACGACAAAACCATTGTCTCCCGATCCAGAAAAGATACCTAAAAATGTAGATTTAAACACATTTCTTGATATCATTCGAGAAATTCTTATTGGAGATTGTACTCGAATGGAGAAAAACAGTACACAAAATGAAACCCAATGCCAAGAATGTGAAAGAGAAATCATTTGCTTAGCATACTTTATCACGAAGCAGAGCGAATTGATATTGAAGTTCATTGTGTAGGGCGTACAATTCCATTAGGAACTCCAAAATAATTACCTCCTTTTGAATTTAAATTAGGAGTAGATGGAAACCGTGTCACAGGTATAACTAACATCCAAAACCATATGGTTAAGTATATTATTAAACCAGGATTGGATAAAATACACTTTCAAGATGGAAAAATGTTAGGGCAATGGGCAACATATTGCTGTAAAGAAAAAAAGAAGAATAAAAAAAGAATACAATGATAATAATTTTATTAATTTTAAATTTACTGCGCATGGATTCTATTAAAGACAATGCAATTTCTAATAAAATGGAGCAATATATAAATCATGGAGAAAATTCACAAAAAAATAAAATAGTAAAATCTTTACCAATATTTATAAAATGTAATTTGGATAGTAGCTCATCAATTAATACACAAAAAATTATTACTTTAAAGGATTTTTTAAAAGATAAAGATTTAGAAACTTTCGATTGGAAATCTATTTTACCTCCATTGAATTAACTATTGATTGTTGAAGAAGGGATGGAATTTGTACGGGTTGGTCGGGAATAATTCAATCCTAGAATACTCAAGTGGATCTGGATAATATGGAAGATTGTACAGTTCAAGTTATTGTTGGGCAAAGAGCTTCTGCTGAGGGAACTGCACAGCGTTTGTCTATTCCAACGTTTCCTCCTCCCTCACCATCTAGGCCATGGCCTGCATTAAATTGAAAATTAAGAGACATGTCTGATATATTATGGGCTATTGTTTCATCCTTTTTTATATGTCTGCTAAATTCAAAAACAAAAAAAGAAAATAAATTTTATAGAAGTAAGGAAATTCAGAATATAGTTAAAAAATATAAAATTAGTGCTGAGATCATAGGTTCATTATTTCTTATTGTTTTATGTGTACTCATTTTATTAGCTTTATACCAATCTGGCAAGTGTCCTGTGGTTGCCATATTCTTAAGTTCTTTATACACTTTATTATTGATGGTCTCTACGTCTATCTTTGCATACATTCTTTGCAAAATAAATAGACATTGGAATCCAGATGAAATTTACCTTGTAATTGCTATTCGAGCAAACATGTCTCTTAGACGATTGAAACAAGTACAGTTCTTTCT
Protein-coding sequences here:
- a CDS encoding M35 family metallo-endopeptidase; this encodes MNTPAATPGSKSSSIPAYRKWYFGSTAKPMLRGMRTASEPDPLPFEPIHEKDNHKVGPPSTSADGYNTYGTFTIPEGADGKKLYGTCSLFLGVDDWGSLEVKDSGGKVVAQVDLKENSQEAGDKGGHKYHTGTGGAQLPSGSYSWEVNQTNIDYKPEKDNVSICNYSIDVVPTEPGGKEEPEKCPCEGDTCDNSGGTPPSPSLARSGSAAGVKSSTLGNYSSAGCSVTAESTATLMYWSCNFGAFRGLGNLPAGRLELRAEENISGLENPVSLAYNHPLNSRLDVPEGGIVPGVRFNLVQGDRVIAMRCYTDGSVLPIGVDTSGGGRAALATVEGQSCLQWTVMDGSAYLFSAETGTLLTYTTADRQVISNVATYLDVRHAQDGSLRQIWNLWDGLLNVENVTAAGYLIALYTPGQITGTDEQGFYSVTGVPFKTFALSLSTDGQFTITEQTPARQPYAVTWWKNGLAWNMRRGTGEEAITTTRTRTEVEPEDSVWQLVTEISKGGIMAARTCSIYQTTDVGDLLLTRVEGYQSPEAQTTQYAYDQCGRLKTETAPDGSQIHYAYDLYGRLLTRDEPWAESGRRITRYTYAYSGEADFNDEPATETVDLLPLEGHIKTLASTAWKYTTANHVKRTEKRVTGSGVTGTHLTATEQWLAGAPDVYARGRTRMTRDLNGVQTWHDYAATTEHGALYTETVETRLNGETVPGQSTRTITWITAEGQRVREESHVLLSSGEWAITDSASYEFDTQNRWVKKTAGNGRVTQRELMCDGRLLWGIDEDGVRTDYAYDTARQLMETTRSGVTDGETVVTPETITTYTRDAQGRVLQTRTDTGAMTTQESTAYDLLGRTISTTDVLGRVTTYAYSQDGLTTTRTIPSGATFITRSAPDGTVLEESGTGQRHVIHSIDLANDGVRTFTKAICGETEIELQRMIVNGAGETLRTGVPNTVGGFMYTRNTYNAKGQLTKTQTDAETAATTMAPTLWEYDAFGNRTKETWKLADPATVSNSRITAWSYGVEQAEDGVYRVVTATSNNGQGTTYDETQKTLLSSLSPTLESKVISIDPRGNISTQWSEYGAGALRTQKSNIPTSSITATATVIDGFTTAQTDYAGIVTSQTRTYAETGIVYTQTDGRGNTTTTKTDIAGRTASVTDAAGNTTSTAYSPYFDQPSVVTNALGNAAHYKYDVRGRKTAQYGTGAQPLIFAYDEANRMVSLTTFREDAGDITTDPTGRTDGDLTTWSYDDATGLLIRKTYADGTHEDTTYNALNLKSTLTDARGIVTTWGYNLKKGVNTSVSYSDSTPGIQYAYNYLNQLMRVTDASGTRTISYNQYSEPDTDSITIGGASYQLQENYDIYGRSSGYALKQGTTVLQEVSQGYEANGRLASAGIMHGGEEQTFAYSYLAGSSLLFSLAMPNGIVRELAYEEHRDLATAINYHLGETVPVSCTQSYDALGRPVTRTRQRGTEAARNDSFSYNGRNELTAATLGTAPYGYSYDNIGNRKTAQELAEELAYTANELNQYTRIEERGETPFVPTYDASGNQTLIKTSTGIWTAAYNAANRAVSFTSRDGATVVECGYDYQGRRYMKKVTVNGTVTSHERYLYRGYLQIAALDMLNSRNVLRTLLWDPLEPVVTRPLALVQDNALYCYGVDFNKNVTEVFDAQGTIAAAYDYSPYGQVASTGDLVQPVQWSSEMNDEELALVYYNYRYYNPADGRWINRDPVAEEGGWNLYAIVKNHIFLNSDRLGLEPKIEYDENCRDKRPNISKQFKIAQNAISKAIKDINPKSDRYVRFFGKYSRARHQVVNRVISEIKRILDHATISVDCCGIECDENWIAYVYNNDGKFQIFLCPEFFSSPGGNDFKNQANTILHELSHEVEMPQPNLVLDKQAPWNPNTEPSGAPYGDDYAEWIAEHDAWTAVTNAENYAAYLSENL
- a CDS encoding RHS repeat-associated core domain-containing protein, translated to MKKVTVNGTVTSHERYLYRGYLQLAALDMLNSRNVLRTLLWDPLEEVATRPLALVWNNALYCYGWDFNKNVTEVFNREGAIAVAYDYSPYGIVSSTGNLVQPVQWSSEMNDEELELVYYNYRYYNPADGRWINRDPIAEQGDWNLYGFVRNNLNIDNLGLLSNDGSGTVIPNTETEGNCIGIACETTKPLSPDPEKIPKNVDLNTFLDIIREILIGDCTRMEKNSTQNETQCQECEREIICLAYFITKQSELILKFIV